From Sediminibacterium sp. TEGAF015, a single genomic window includes:
- a CDS encoding agmatinase family protein: MTDLSGFNPNAVANPNNNIFGLPFTEEESSVVILPVPWEVTVSYGAGTARAAEHVFKSSMQVDLLDMDGDAGWKKGFFMKEIDKKLLLKGDYLRKEAELYIDYISQGAELIKNKFMCKSLKEINEGSVYLNNWVYEQSKALLDKGKLVGILGGDHSTPLGLMKALAEKHGPFGIIQIDAHCDLREKYEDFTYSHASIMHNALKEIPEISKLVQVGIRDYCEQEWDYICNSNFRVITYFDKNIKERQFEGESWGKLADEIIAHLPEKVYISFDIDGLDRKLCPNTGTPVPGGFETEEIIYLLKKIKQSGRELIGFDLVEIGVGQTDWDSNVGARILWRLCNLMVL; the protein is encoded by the coding sequence ATGACAGACTTATCTGGCTTTAACCCCAATGCGGTTGCCAACCCCAATAACAATATTTTTGGGCTACCCTTCACCGAAGAAGAATCAAGCGTTGTAATCCTTCCTGTTCCTTGGGAGGTAACCGTAAGCTACGGTGCAGGAACAGCTAGGGCTGCTGAACATGTTTTTAAAAGCAGCATGCAGGTAGACTTATTGGATATGGATGGTGATGCCGGCTGGAAAAAAGGTTTCTTCATGAAAGAAATCGACAAAAAATTATTACTTAAAGGGGATTATCTCAGAAAAGAAGCCGAGCTGTATATCGACTATATTTCCCAAGGTGCAGAACTGATCAAAAACAAGTTCATGTGCAAAAGCCTTAAGGAAATTAACGAAGGAAGTGTTTATCTGAACAATTGGGTTTACGAACAAAGCAAAGCCCTACTGGATAAAGGAAAATTGGTTGGAATTTTAGGTGGTGATCATAGTACTCCCTTGGGGTTAATGAAAGCACTTGCTGAAAAGCACGGCCCATTCGGCATTATTCAGATTGATGCACATTGCGATTTAAGAGAAAAGTATGAAGACTTTACTTATTCGCACGCTTCTATCATGCATAATGCACTGAAGGAAATACCCGAAATCAGCAAACTGGTGCAGGTTGGAATCCGCGATTACTGTGAACAGGAATGGGATTATATCTGTAACAGCAATTTCCGGGTTATTACCTATTTTGATAAGAACATTAAGGAAAGGCAATTTGAAGGTGAATCTTGGGGTAAACTGGCTGATGAAATCATTGCACACTTACCAGAAAAAGTGTATATCAGTTTTGATATAGATGGATTAGACAGAAAACTTTGCCCCAACACGGGAACGCCTGTACCGGGAGGTTTTGAAACGGAAGAAATTATTTACCTGTTAAAAAAGATAAAACAAAGCGGCAGAGAACTGATTGGATTTGATCTGGTTGAAATTGGCGTTGGCCAGACAGACTGGGACAGCAATGTGGGTGCAAGAATCTTGTGGAGACTTTGTAACTTGATGGTATTATGA
- a CDS encoding sulfite exporter TauE/SafE family protein has protein sequence MEIEIIALLCFFAFLAGFVDAIVGGGGLIQLPAGLILLPQYAVGTVVGSLKIPAFTGTAFAARQYLKKVAVNWKQVGIMCAIAFSAAFSGSQLLSVISNQYMKPVIFIVLCLVALYTYTKKSFGQSNREPLSPKKEWRYTILISVVIGFYDGFIGPGAGSFFIMAFIGILGFDFLKASTHAKLINLATNLGSISLFLLKGSILWSVAIPMAICNAVGGILGAKLAIYKGNQFIRIFFLIVVAATLIRFGYDIFYK, from the coding sequence ATGGAAATTGAAATCATTGCCTTATTGTGTTTTTTTGCTTTTCTTGCCGGATTTGTAGATGCAATTGTTGGGGGCGGCGGATTAATACAATTGCCTGCCGGCTTAATACTCCTACCACAATATGCAGTAGGAACGGTAGTGGGATCGCTTAAAATTCCTGCCTTTACAGGAACGGCTTTTGCAGCCAGACAATACCTTAAAAAGGTAGCTGTTAACTGGAAGCAGGTTGGAATCATGTGCGCCATTGCCTTCTCTGCCGCATTCAGTGGTTCTCAATTGCTTTCTGTTATCAGCAACCAATATATGAAGCCGGTTATTTTTATTGTACTATGTCTGGTTGCATTGTATACTTATACAAAAAAAAGCTTTGGACAAAGCAACAGAGAGCCATTGTCCCCCAAAAAAGAATGGAGATATACCATATTGATTAGTGTGGTGATTGGATTTTATGATGGGTTTATTGGCCCCGGAGCAGGAAGCTTTTTTATCATGGCATTTATTGGCATTCTTGGATTTGATTTTTTAAAAGCTAGTACACATGCCAAACTTATCAATCTTGCTACCAACCTTGGCTCTATCAGCCTTTTCCTGCTAAAAGGCTCCATCCTCTGGTCTGTAGCCATTCCCATGGCCATTTGTAATGCAGTTGGAGGTATATTAGGTGCTAAACTGGCTATATATAAGGGCAATCAGTTCATCCGTATTTTCTTTTTAATTGTTGTAGCTGCCACTTTAATTCGATTTGGGTATGATATTTTCTACAAATAA
- a CDS encoding DMT family transporter produces the protein MQAKGNTHTRDGVLLAIAATLLWSGNFIIARKASDNIGPISLAFYRWGCATIVLFPFAIQKVKAEYSFMKINWKILLILSFTGIALFNTFVYVAGHYTTAINMALIGTTSSPIFATALAVLFLKERLGFFRIIGMLISIMGIVLLISKGSLDVLRHFQFSIGDAWILAGAFAFAIYNILVRKKPSNISPLSFLWIIFCLGTLMLFPFFIIEQQFAGTYTNWSPELFGSILYLGIGTSVLAFWCWNLAIAKLGAGKTVLFGNLIPVFSTLEAVFLLGEKMTLIHLASGILVIAGLVIANLTHKKMKQ, from the coding sequence ATGCAAGCGAAAGGGAATACTCATACAAGAGATGGCGTTTTGCTGGCCATTGCTGCTACCCTTTTGTGGTCTGGTAATTTTATTATAGCCAGAAAAGCCAGTGATAATATTGGGCCTATCAGCCTTGCTTTTTATCGCTGGGGTTGTGCTACCATTGTGCTTTTCCCTTTTGCCATTCAAAAAGTAAAAGCAGAATATTCCTTTATGAAAATTAACTGGAAAATTTTGTTGATTTTGTCTTTTACGGGAATTGCTTTGTTCAACACATTTGTATATGTTGCCGGACATTATACTACCGCCATTAATATGGCGTTGATTGGAACCACTTCCTCTCCCATTTTTGCTACAGCCCTGGCGGTTTTATTCCTGAAAGAGCGACTGGGGTTTTTCAGAATTATCGGGATGTTGATTTCGATCATGGGGATAGTTCTTTTGATTTCAAAGGGAAGCTTGGATGTGCTAAGACATTTTCAGTTTTCAATTGGAGATGCCTGGATTTTAGCAGGGGCTTTTGCATTTGCTATATATAATATTCTTGTCAGAAAGAAACCTTCCAACATCAGTCCCTTATCTTTTCTCTGGATTATTTTTTGTTTAGGCACATTGATGCTTTTTCCATTTTTTATTATTGAACAACAATTTGCTGGTACATATACAAACTGGTCTCCGGAATTATTTGGCTCTATTCTGTATTTAGGAATTGGCACTTCTGTTTTGGCATTCTGGTGCTGGAATCTGGCTATAGCAAAACTGGGAGCAGGGAAAACTGTTTTATTCGGAAATCTGATACCGGTTTTCAGTACACTGGAAGCAGTATTTCTATTAGGAGAAAAAATGACGTTAATTCATTTGGCTAGTGGGATACTGGTAATTGCAGGTTTGGTTATAGCCAATCTTACACATAAAAAAATGAAACAATAA
- a CDS encoding cytochrome c maturation protein CcmE gives MKTTHIIILVLIAAAIAVLVQYSGDLTTYETIASAKEKEGKFVNLIAKLDTTQAIEYDAVKNPNYLSFTAIDTLGNSIKVVYHDTKPTDMEKSERIVLKGKVQNNQFECEHILLKCPSKYKDDPSAMQKQLQTSN, from the coding sequence ATGAAAACAACGCATATCATTATTCTTGTATTAATTGCCGCGGCCATAGCTGTGCTGGTTCAGTACAGCGGTGACCTGACAACTTATGAAACCATAGCTTCTGCCAAAGAAAAGGAAGGAAAGTTTGTAAACTTAATAGCAAAGCTAGACACAACGCAGGCAATAGAATACGATGCTGTTAAGAACCCTAATTATCTTAGTTTCACTGCTATTGACACATTGGGTAATTCAATAAAAGTGGTATATCATGATACCAAGCCCACCGATATGGAAAAAAGTGAGAGAATTGTTTTGAAAGGGAAGGTTCAAAATAATCAGTTTGAGTGTGAACATATCTTATTGAAATGTCCATCCAAATACAAGGACGATCCCAGCGCTATGCAGAAACAGCTGCAAACTTCTAATTAA
- a CDS encoding radical SAM protein, which yields MQTSPYLLYSDGEGNIFEDETLYAVGRAGWDAFPVEPNQWIELPQGGNLYELPGRRGIGVDVQTGEMRLCEKGWAVAAFIPPAYTGLFIAAYETMPDAPTLPLFCYTAVGWMNDKNYVPAVRIEKDIRQEAAGFDSDAIELGTAHLLKAYPENRLVKHLMENCCMTYHCPAARNFSLGRWECPVPTSPACNANCIGCISFQPEEETIVSTQDRLTFKPSAEEIVEFTVPHLINAPFPIISFGQGCEGEPLLMWETIKQSIIEIRKHTNNGSININTNGSKPAAVEELCKAGLNSIRVSTNSAQKHIYEAYYRPNNYAFEDIVESLKVVRRYGGWTSINYFVFPGITDSEAEYEALRKLIAETELNMIQWRNFNIDPDWYMGKIGMGETGDMLGVKQLMDLIHEEFPSVKFGYFNPPMERIKGDFNHQFAGAK from the coding sequence ATGCAAACTAGTCCATACCTGCTATATTCCGACGGCGAAGGAAATATATTTGAAGATGAAACACTCTATGCAGTAGGTCGTGCCGGATGGGATGCGTTTCCTGTTGAACCCAATCAGTGGATAGAATTACCACAGGGAGGTAATTTATATGAATTACCTGGAAGAAGAGGTATTGGGGTTGATGTGCAAACTGGTGAAATGAGACTTTGTGAAAAAGGATGGGCAGTTGCTGCATTTATACCACCTGCCTATACAGGACTATTTATAGCAGCCTATGAAACCATGCCAGATGCACCAACATTACCACTTTTCTGTTATACAGCGGTTGGTTGGATGAACGACAAAAACTATGTTCCGGCTGTAAGAATTGAAAAAGATATCCGACAGGAAGCAGCAGGATTTGATTCGGATGCTATTGAATTGGGGACAGCCCATTTACTTAAAGCATATCCGGAAAACAGATTGGTGAAGCATTTGATGGAAAACTGCTGTATGACTTATCATTGTCCGGCTGCAAGAAACTTTTCGCTGGGCAGATGGGAATGTCCGGTACCTACTTCTCCCGCCTGCAATGCCAACTGTATTGGCTGTATTTCTTTTCAGCCGGAAGAAGAAACCATTGTAAGTACACAGGACCGGTTAACATTCAAACCAAGTGCTGAAGAAATTGTAGAGTTCACTGTTCCTCACTTAATCAATGCGCCCTTCCCTATAATCAGTTTTGGTCAGGGATGTGAGGGCGAACCCTTACTGATGTGGGAAACCATCAAACAGTCTATTATTGAAATCAGAAAGCATACCAACAATGGAAGTATTAATATTAATACGAATGGATCTAAACCCGCTGCAGTAGAAGAACTTTGCAAAGCAGGTTTAAACAGTATCAGGGTCAGTACCAATTCTGCTCAGAAACATATTTACGAAGCCTATTACAGACCTAACAACTATGCGTTTGAAGACATAGTTGAAAGCCTGAAAGTAGTTCGCAGGTACGGCGGCTGGACAAGTATCAATTACTTTGTATTTCCGGGAATTACGGACAGTGAAGCTGAATATGAAGCACTCAGAAAATTGATTGCCGAAACAGAATTGAATATGATTCAATGGAGAAATTTCAATATTGATCCAGACTGGTATATGGGTAAAATTGGTATGGGTGAAACAGGAGATATGCTGGGTGTAAAACAATTAATGGATCTGATTCACGAAGAGTTCCCCTCTGTAAAATTCGGATATTTCAATCCTCCAATGGAAAGAATCAAGGGAGACTTTAATCATCAATTTGCAGGCGCTAAATAA